A window of the Brassica napus cultivar Da-Ae chromosome A2, Da-Ae, whole genome shotgun sequence genome harbors these coding sequences:
- the LOC106414350 gene encoding monocopper oxidase-like protein SKS2, which yields MAAAYFFSRFTTFPFLFSLALLCGFSLAGDPSVSYVFEVSYITASPLGVPQQVIAINGKFPGPVINVTTNYNVDVNVFNRLDEPFLFTWNGIEMRGESWQDGVLGTNCPIPPNWNFTYSFQVKDQIGSFFYFPSLNLQRASGGFGPIIINNRDRIPIPFNEPDGEISFMIGDWYTQNHTALRGVLDSGEELGMPDGVLINGKGPYKYTSSVPDGIQYETINVDPGKTYRIRVHNVGTSTSLNFRIQNHKMLLVETEGHYNLQTNFTDFDIHVGQSYSFLVTMDQNASSDYYIVASARFVNETAWQRVTGVGVLHYSNSKGQASGPLPVPATDVSQPWSVMNQQRAIRQNTTASGARPNPQGSYHYGEINITDTYILRSMPPTKINGSVHATLNGISFLNPITPMRLADKHKVNGVYKLDFPERPADNIPPRLESSIINATYKGFIQIIFQNNDTKVQSFHIDGYSFYVVAMDFGNWTEDKKGSYNNWDAASRSTVEVYPGAWTAVLLSLDNAGVWNIRVQNLDRWYLGQETYMRIINPEENGSTEMDQPGNALYCGALKSMQKDQIHSSATSILNGKWNLVFSLVMVLLALVPVFFC from the exons ATGGCGGCTGCTTATTTCTTCTCGCGGTTTACTACATTCCCTTTCCTCTTTTCCTTGGCTCTTCTCTGTGGATTTTCTCTAGCCGGCGATCCTTCCGTCTCCTACGTGTTTGAAGTCTCGTACATCACTGCTTCTCCTCTCGGCGTTCCTCAACAG GTTATAGCTATCAATGGGAAATTTCCAGGCCCTGTGATTAATGTGACCACAAACTACAATGTTGATGTTAATGTTTTCAATCGTTTGGATGAGCCTTTTCTATTCACCTG GAATGGGATCGAGATGCGGGGTGAATCGTGGCAAGACGGTGTTCTTGGCACAAACTGTCCCATCCCTCCGAACTGGAACTTCACTTACAGCTTTCAAGTGAAAGATCAAATCGGAAGTTTTTTCTATTTCCCCTCACTTAACCTTCAGAGAGCTTCTGGTGGTTTTGGACCAATCATAATCAATAACCGGGATCGTATTCCTATCCCGTTCAATGAGCCAGATGGCGAAATCAGCTTTATGATTGGCGATTGGTATACTCAGAACCATACA GCTTTAAGGGGTGTACTTGACTCTGGTGAAGAACTTGGGATGCCTGATGGAGTCCTCATCAATGGGAAAGGTCCTTACAAGTACACTAGCAGTGTACCTGATGGAATCCAGTATGAAACCATTAATGTTGATCCAG GGAAAACATACAGGATCCGTGTTCACAATGTTGGTACCTCGACAAGCTTGAACTTCAGGATTCAGAACCACAAAATGCTCTTAGTTGAAACTGAGGGTCACTACAACTTGCAAACAAACTTCACCGATTTCGATATCCATGTGGGACAGTCTTATTCATTCTTGGTCACCATGGACCAAAACGCCTCAAGTGACTACTACATTGTGGCGAGTGCAAGGTTTGTCAATGAAACAGCGTGGCAAAGAGTCACAGGTGTTGGCGTTCTCCATTATTCCAATTCCAAAGGACAGGCTTCTGGTCCTCTTCCAGTTCCAGCGACTGATGTTTCTCAACCTTGGTCTGTAATGAACCAACAAAGAGCCATAAG GCAAAACACAACTGCAAGTGGTGCTCGTCCAAATCCGCAGGGATCATATCACTACGGAGAGATAAACATCACAGACACATACATCTTGAGGAGTATGCCTCCAACCAAAATCAATGGGTCAGTTCATGCTACGCTTAATGGGATTTCATTTCTGAACCCAATCACGCCCATGAGGCTTGCGGATAAGCATAAAGTGAACGGAGTTTATAAACTGGATTTCCCAGAGAGACCTGCTGACAATATACCTCCACGTTTGGAGAGTTCTATCATCAACGCGACATACAAAGGCTTTATTCAAATTATCTTCCAGAACAATGACACCAAAGTCCAGAGCTTCCATATTGATGGATACTCGTTTTACGTTGTTGC GATGGACTTTGGTAACTGGACTGAAGACAAAAAAGGCTCTTATAATAATTGGGATGCAGCATCAAGAAGCACGGTTGAG GTTTACCCAGGGGCATGGACTGCAGTACTTCTTTCCCTCGATAATGCCGGAGTTTGGAACATCAGAGTTCAGAATCTTGACAGATGGTATCTTGGCCAAGAAACATACATGCGAATCATAAACCCCGAGGAGAACGGTAGCACAGAAATGGATCAGCCTGGAAATGCTCTTTACTGTGGTGCTCTCAAGAGCATGCAGAA GGACCAGATCCATAGCTCTGCAACATCAATATTAAATGGAAAGTGGAATCTAGTTTTCAGCTTGGTGATGGTTCTGCTCGCCTTGGTTCCAGTATTTTTCTGTTAG